One window from the genome of Moraxella nasibovis encodes:
- a CDS encoding tetratricopeptide repeat protein, with protein sequence MKRLILKALLTAFVSLGVPSLALSSDLATLTRLANSGDVQSQMALADYYGSTQDIANQFYWMQRLAEEGHLMAQFNLAQMYRLGKGVRQDYAKAYDWYVKAAEQDYAAAKYNLGVMYRDGQGVPQDDNKAFEWFKAAAENGLAQAQNNLGLMYANARGTSKDDEMAVAWYQQSAEQGYWEGQFNLSQMYRWGRGVPKDDAQAFAWLKKSAEQGYARAQFNLGVMYYLGQGVAQSHTQAKLWVGRACEQGYQQGCVNHQALVQQGY encoded by the coding sequence ATGAAGCGATTGATATTAAAGGCGCTATTGACAGCATTTGTGTCGCTAGGTGTGCCAAGTTTGGCGTTGTCATCTGACCTTGCGACCTTAACCAGGCTGGCAAACAGTGGTGATGTGCAGTCGCAGATGGCGCTTGCTGACTATTATGGCAGTACTCAGGACATCGCCAATCAATTTTATTGGATGCAGCGGCTTGCTGAGGAAGGGCATTTGATGGCGCAGTTTAATCTGGCGCAGATGTATCGACTGGGCAAGGGTGTGCGCCAAGATTATGCCAAGGCTTATGACTGGTATGTCAAGGCCGCCGAGCAGGACTATGCTGCTGCCAAATACAATCTGGGTGTGATGTATCGTGATGGTCAGGGTGTGCCTCAGGATGATAACAAGGCGTTCGAGTGGTTCAAGGCAGCCGCAGAAAATGGACTTGCCCAAGCCCAAAATAACCTTGGGCTCATGTATGCCAACGCTCGTGGCACAAGCAAAGACGATGAGATGGCGGTGGCTTGGTATCAACAATCCGCCGAGCAAGGCTACTGGGAGGGTCAGTTCAATCTTTCGCAGATGTACAGATGGGGTAGAGGCGTGCCCAAGGATGATGCGCAGGCGTTCGCATGGCTAAAAAAATCCGCCGAGCAAGGCTATGCCAGAGCGCAATTTAATTTGGGCGTGATGTATTATCTTGGGCAGGGCGTGGCGCAAAGCCACACCCAAGCCAA
- a CDS encoding aspartate carbamoyltransferase catalytic subunit, with amino-acid sequence MTDTDIRTRLHQSLARPQLTEGGGIRHFIGVEGLNRTQLENIIDKAMGYFDDGGRLINTDELAGKTVMNLFFENSTRTRTTFEAAQKRLGANVLNLDIAKSSTNKGETLRDTLWNLEAMSADMFVVRHSASGAAHFMATEVTPNVAIINAGDGWHAHPTQAMLDMLTIHRELCMKSGKSFDELSVAIIGDIKHSRVARSDISALMTLGVKDIRVIAPKTLLPKGIERYGVSVFEDMEQGLAGVDVVIGLRIQNERIGSPLLPSTSEYFKVYGITDARIKLAKPNALVMHPGPMNRGVEIASSVADGEQSVILKQVNNGIAIRMAVMAMAMRGQDEVKGLV; translated from the coding sequence ATGACTGACACCGACATCCGCACCCGCCTGCACCAATCTTTGGCTCGCCCCCAGCTTACCGAAGGTGGCGGCATTCGTCATTTTATCGGCGTGGAAGGGCTCAATCGTACCCAGCTTGAGAACATCATTGATAAGGCGATGGGATACTTCGATGATGGCGGGCGACTCATCAACACCGATGAGCTGGCTGGCAAGACGGTGATGAATCTGTTTTTTGAAAATTCAACCCGTACCCGTACGACTTTTGAGGCGGCACAAAAACGCCTTGGGGCAAATGTACTCAACCTTGACATCGCCAAATCCAGCACCAACAAGGGCGAGACTTTGCGAGACACGCTGTGGAATTTGGAGGCGATGAGCGCCGATATGTTCGTGGTGCGTCATTCTGCAAGCGGTGCGGCGCATTTTATGGCGACAGAAGTGACGCCCAATGTCGCCATCATCAACGCAGGTGATGGCTGGCACGCTCACCCAACCCAAGCCATGCTAGACATGCTGACCATTCATCGTGAGCTGTGTATGAAGTCTGGTAAATCGTTTGATGAGCTGTCGGTAGCCATCATCGGCGACATCAAGCACAGCCGTGTGGCTCGCTCGGACATTTCGGCGTTGATGACGCTTGGCGTGAAAGACATTCGTGTCATCGCCCCAAAAACCTTACTGCCAAAAGGCATTGAGCGTTATGGCGTGAGCGTGTTTGAGGACATGGAGCAAGGCTTGGCAGGCGTGGATGTGGTCATCGGACTACGCATCCAAAACGAACGCATCGGCTCGCCACTACTGCCTTCGACTTCTGAGTATTTTAAAGTTTATGGCATTACCGACGCACGCATTAAGCTTGCCAAGCCAAACGCCCTAGTTATGCACCCGGGTCCGATGAATCGTGGGGTGGAGATTGCATCCAGTGTGGCGGATGGCGAGCAGTCGGTGATTTTAAAGCAGGTCAATAACGGCATTGCCATTCGTATGGCGGTGATGGCGATGGCGATGCGTGGGCAAGATGAGGTCAAAGGGCTGGTTTGA
- a CDS encoding class 1 fructose-bisphosphatase produces the protein MTTLAQYLQTHTTAQIASTMTTLATASVAISNLLSQGALAGIHGEAGGQNVQGEAQKKLDVISNDLLLNSLIQNPNCAGVASEELDDINPANENGTLLVTFDPLDGSSNIDINMTVGTIFSILPYHNQGQKATESDFLQAGKHQVAAGYFIYGTSTMLAVTFGAGVAMFSFDPVSQNYVLINEKVTISEQTAEYAINSSNRRYWLPPIQQYIEELTQGDTGVRNKDYNTRWVAAMIADVHRILIRGGIFMYPYDTKIEGKAGKLRLMYEANPMSFIIEQAGGASTDGVQRIMDIEPTGIHQRIPVVLGAKEEVEYIKALHEMAGILANGEKA, from the coding sequence ATGACCACGCTTGCTCAGTATTTACAAACACACACCACAGCACAAATCGCCAGTACGATGACCACGCTTGCCACGGCGAGCGTTGCCATCAGCAATCTGCTCTCACAAGGGGCGCTGGCAGGCATTCACGGCGAGGCAGGCGGTCAAAATGTGCAAGGCGAAGCACAAAAAAAGCTCGATGTCATCTCAAACGACCTGTTATTGAACTCGCTAATCCAAAATCCCAACTGTGCTGGCGTGGCATCAGAAGAGCTTGACGACATCAACCCCGCCAATGAAAATGGCACGCTGCTTGTCACCTTTGACCCATTGGACGGCTCGTCCAACATTGACATCAACATGACGGTGGGAACGATTTTTTCTATTCTGCCTTATCACAATCAAGGTCAAAAAGCGACTGAGAGCGACTTTTTGCAAGCAGGCAAGCACCAAGTGGCGGCAGGTTATTTTATTTATGGCACATCCACGATGCTTGCGGTAACTTTTGGGGCAGGCGTTGCGATGTTTAGCTTTGACCCTGTTTCCCAAAACTATGTCCTGATCAACGAAAAGGTAACCATCAGCGAGCAAACAGCAGAATACGCCATCAACTCATCAAATCGCCGTTACTGGCTACCACCGATCCAGCAGTACATTGAAGAGCTGACCCAAGGCGACACTGGCGTGCGAAACAAAGACTATAACACACGCTGGGTGGCGGCGATGATCGCTGATGTGCATCGTATTTTGATTCGTGGTGGTATTTTTATGTACCCTTATGACACCAAAATCGAAGGTAAGGCAGGCAAACTTCGCCTGATGTACGAGGCCAATCCGATGAGCTTCATCATTGAGCAAGCAGGTGGGGCAAGTACCGACGGCGTACAGCGCATCATGGACATTGAGCCAACAGGCATTCATCAGCGCATCCCTGTGGTGCTTGGGGCAAAAGAAGAAGTAGAATATATCAAAGCATTGCACGAGATGGCGGGGATTTTGGCGAATGGGGAAAAGGCTTAA
- a CDS encoding phosphoribosyltransferase: protein MAKELVSENAIVKLTPLLKSDVVLTPVLAEEWVGLNKIPLATAYVLSEYFNLMVETEILQAEKVSRTSGSGWHRLAFSPSFVGQVQKGQSYFLIDDTQTQGGTFASLKGYIETNGGIVIGCYALTGKQYSTQLKLSQETLLTLRQHYESLEPFWQQTFGYGFDCLTESEARFILNSRKDIEQIRTIILETRNAGLTQTITNDDCS, encoded by the coding sequence TTGGCAAAAGAATTGGTATCAGAAAATGCCATTGTAAAATTAACCCCATTATTAAAATCCGATGTTGTTTTAACACCTGTTTTGGCAGAAGAATGGGTTGGATTAAATAAAATTCCACTTGCAACCGCTTATGTCTTGTCTGAATATTTTAATTTAATGGTTGAAACAGAAATTCTACAAGCTGAAAAAGTTTCTCGCACCAGTGGAAGTGGCTGGCACAGATTGGCATTTTCGCCAAGTTTTGTTGGTCAAGTACAAAAAGGTCAATCTTATTTTTTGATTGATGATACCCAAACACAAGGTGGAACTTTTGCGTCTCTCAAAGGCTATATTGAAACCAATGGCGGTATTGTCATTGGTTGTTATGCTTTGACAGGCAAACAATATTCTACCCAATTAAAATTATCCCAAGAAACATTACTTACTTTAAGGCAACATTATGAATCCCTTGAACCATTCTGGCAACAAACATTCGGCTATGGATTTGACTGCCTTACAGAATCCGAAGCAAGATTTATCCTTAATAGCCGTAAAGACATTGAGCAAATCCGAACTATTATCCTTGAAACAAGAAATGCAGGACTCACTCAAACAATTACAAATGATGACTGTTCTTAA
- a CDS encoding TrmH family RNA methyltransferase, which translates to MIITSKDNPLIKTAHALLTDPKKRKKMGQTVIEGTHLLDAYLKAGKMPITTIVSESGMANAEIQSLIAKLNKNPIIISDTLYKTIRTLGTSLPLMAMIEMPNLTLNHTIENDCLILNGIQDTGNLGTLFRTASATGFKTVICTTGTAHAYNPKTLRASMGANFSLDIYENVSIDEIFEFIKVPLFATTSHANGLIYQKNLTKPLALIMGNEGQGVDKVLLDKCEPLTLPQFGEESLNVGVAGSVCLYEILRQRKFA; encoded by the coding sequence ATGATTATCACTTCCAAAGACAATCCTCTAATCAAAACCGCCCACGCCTTATTAACTGACCCCAAAAAACGCAAAAAAATGGGACAAACGGTCATCGAAGGCACGCATTTATTGGACGCTTATTTAAAAGCAGGCAAAATGCCAATCACAACCATTGTCAGCGAAAGCGGAATGGCAAATGCTGAAATTCAAAGTTTAATTGCCAAATTAAATAAAAACCCTATTATCATCAGCGATACGCTTTATAAAACTATCCGCACACTGGGGACAAGTTTGCCGCTTATGGCGATGATTGAAATGCCAAATTTGACCTTAAATCACACCATTGAAAATGATTGCTTGATTTTAAATGGCATTCAAGACACGGGCAATTTGGGGACATTATTCAGAACAGCAAGTGCCACAGGCTTTAAAACCGTCATTTGCACCACAGGCACAGCTCACGCCTACAATCCCAAGACTTTGCGGGCAAGTATGGGAGCAAATTTTAGCTTGGATATTTATGAAAATGTCAGTATTGATGAGATTTTTGAATTTATTAAAGTGCCACTGTTTGCCACTACTTCGCACGCCAATGGCCTCATTTATCAAAAAAACCTAACCAAACCACTTGCCCTAATCATGGGTAACGAAGGACAAGGCGTGGATAAAGTATTGCTAGATAAATGTGAGCCTTTGACCCTACCGCAATTTGGCGAAGAAAGCCTAAATGTCGGCGTGGCAGGGAGCGTGTGTTTGTATGAGATTTTACGGCAGAGAAAGTTTGCTTAA
- a CDS encoding electron transfer flavoprotein subunit alpha/FixB family protein, giving the protein MTVLVYAEHDNNELKAATLSAVTAAAQIDGDVHVLVAGQNAQGVADAAAQIAGVSKVLLADDAAFAHQLAENIAPLVVEVSAPYSHIIAPATTTGKNFLPRVAALLDVSMVSDISAVIDAKTFERPIYAGNATATVQTAEDKVILSVRTTAFDAAAATGGSAAVESVSAGSDAGKSSFVKEELAKSDRPELTSAGIVVSGGRALASGENFAKYIEPLADKLGAAVGASRAAVDAGFVPNDMQVGQTGKIVAPNLYIAAGISGAIQHLAGMKDSKTIVAINNDPEAPIAQVADYFLEADIFTALPELTAKL; this is encoded by the coding sequence ATGACTGTATTAGTGTATGCCGAACACGACAATAATGAATTGAAAGCAGCGACTCTGTCTGCCGTGACTGCCGCCGCCCAAATCGATGGCGATGTGCATGTGCTGGTGGCAGGTCAAAACGCCCAAGGCGTGGCTGACGCTGCTGCCCAAATCGCAGGCGTGAGCAAAGTGTTGCTGGCTGATGATGCCGCTTTTGCTCATCAGTTGGCAGAAAACATCGCACCGCTGGTGGTGGAAGTATCTGCGCCATACAGCCACATCATCGCCCCTGCCACCACCACTGGTAAGAACTTTTTGCCACGAGTGGCGGCACTTTTGGATGTGAGCATGGTGTCGGACATCTCTGCTGTGATTGATGCTAAGACCTTTGAGCGCCCGATCTACGCAGGCAACGCCACGGCGACCGTACAAACTGCCGAAGACAAAGTCATCCTAAGCGTGCGCACCACCGCCTTTGATGCAGCAGCAGCGACTGGCGGCAGTGCGGCTGTGGAGAGCGTGTCGGCAGGCAGTGACGCTGGCAAATCAAGCTTTGTCAAAGAAGAGCTTGCCAAGTCTGACCGTCCAGAGCTGACCTCAGCAGGCATCGTGGTGTCTGGCGGTCGTGCGTTGGCAAGTGGCGAAAACTTTGCCAAATACATCGAGCCATTGGCAGATAAATTGGGCGCAGCGGTCGGTGCCAGCCGTGCAGCAGTAGATGCAGGCTTTGTGCCAAACGACATGCAGGTGGGTCAGACAGGTAAAATCGTGGCGCCAAATCTGTACATCGCTGCTGGCATTTCAGGTGCGATTCAGCACTTGGCGGGCATGAAAGATTCTAAAACCATCGTGGCGATCAACAACGACCCAGAAGCACCAATCGCTCAGGTGGCGGATTATTTCCTAGAAGCGGACATCTTTACTGCTTTGCCAGAATTGACCGCTAAGCTGTAA
- a CDS encoding electron transfer flavoprotein subunit beta/FixA family protein translates to MKVLVAVKRVVDHNVKVRVKADESGVELANAKMSVNPFCEIAIEEAVRLKEKGVATEIIAVSVGTTQAQEQIRSALALGADRGVLVETDEKPYPLQVAKILKGVAEAEGASLILLGKQAIDDDNNQTGQMLSALMNASQGTFASEVVVNGDKVQVTREIDGGLQTVELSLPAVITTDLRLNEPRFPKLPNIMAAKKKPLDVKTPADFGVDMTSKLTTLKVKAPAERKAGVKVASVDELIDKLKNEAKVI, encoded by the coding sequence ATGAAAGTATTAGTTGCTGTCAAGCGTGTTGTCGATCACAATGTCAAGGTGCGTGTCAAGGCTGACGAGTCTGGCGTTGAGTTGGCGAACGCCAAAATGAGTGTCAATCCATTTTGTGAAATCGCCATTGAAGAAGCGGTGCGCCTAAAAGAAAAAGGCGTCGCCACCGAGATCATCGCTGTGTCTGTTGGCACAACCCAAGCCCAAGAGCAAATCCGCTCGGCACTTGCTTTGGGCGCAGACCGTGGTGTGTTGGTTGAGACTGATGAGAAGCCATATCCGCTACAAGTCGCCAAAATCCTAAAAGGCGTGGCAGAAGCTGAGGGCGCAAGTCTTATTCTGCTTGGCAAACAAGCCATCGATGACGACAACAACCAAACAGGTCAAATGTTGTCTGCGTTGATGAATGCATCGCAAGGCACTTTTGCCTCTGAAGTGGTGGTTAATGGCGACAAAGTTCAGGTAACTCGTGAGATTGATGGCGGCTTGCAAACTGTTGAGCTATCACTACCTGCCGTCATCACCACCGACCTTCGTCTGAACGAGCCACGCTTTCCAAAGCTGCCAAACATCATGGCCGCCAAGAAAAAGCCACTGGATGTCAAGACGCCTGCCGACTTTGGTGTGGACATGACTTCTAAGCTGACCACGCTGAAAGTAAAAGCACCAGCAGAGCGCAAAGCAGGCGTGAAAGTGGCAAGCGTCGATGAGCTGATTGACAAACTAAAAAATGAAGCCAAAGTCATCTGA
- a CDS encoding cold-shock protein, which yields MSNKVQGTVKWFNEAKGFGFIAQDNGGQDVFAHYSAITGSGFKTLAEGQKVAFILGEGKKGPQAEEIEKI from the coding sequence ATGTCAAATAAAGTACAAGGCACCGTAAAATGGTTCAACGAAGCCAAAGGTTTTGGTTTCATCGCTCAGGACAATGGCGGTCAAGATGTGTTCGCTCATTACAGTGCCATCACAGGCTCTGGCTTTAAGACCCTAGCCGAAGGTCAAAAAGTAGCGTTCATTCTGGGCGAAGGCAAAAAAGGTCCACAAGCCGAAGAAATCGAAAAAATCTAA
- a CDS encoding enoyl-CoA hydratase/isomerase family protein has product MTDLIITNTIKTKDDHVIGVMTLNNPKALNAQNLDMVRAMRERLLTWRDEEKVAAVVIHGAGERAFCAGGDIKSLTQATGVDDVRAFFEQEYGLMAEMYDYPKPLLAWGHGVVMGGGLGLLSACSHKVVTNETLMAMPEVSIGLFPDAGGSWFLNRMMGKVGLFLGLTGGRFDGVDALYLGLGDAFLAHDDFEKVLDACVRADWQGGDHHGKLSQILSAFHQNPVRPSQIIADFHTINQLMNQGSLKEVDSALKNYQGDSAFISSAIDSYIKGSDTTKAITWRIYHHIKPKSVRAMFEIEKIVATQCVLQGDFKEGVRALLIDKDKNPKWRYTLADMPDGWIDGFFG; this is encoded by the coding sequence ATGACAGATTTAATCATTACTAATACCATTAAGACTAAGGACGATCATGTCATTGGTGTGATGACATTGAACAACCCAAAAGCCCTAAATGCCCAAAATCTAGACATGGTGCGGGCGATGAGGGAGAGATTGCTGACATGGCGAGATGAGGAGAAAGTCGCCGCCGTTGTCATTCATGGGGCAGGCGAGCGAGCGTTTTGTGCTGGCGGCGACATCAAGTCGCTTACCCAAGCGACTGGGGTGGATGATGTTCGTGCATTTTTTGAGCAAGAATATGGGCTGATGGCAGAGATGTACGATTATCCCAAGCCCTTGTTGGCGTGGGGGCATGGGGTCGTCATGGGTGGCGGTTTGGGACTTTTGTCGGCGTGCAGTCATAAGGTCGTCACGAATGAGACGCTGATGGCGATGCCTGAGGTATCTATTGGGCTGTTTCCTGATGCAGGCGGTTCGTGGTTTTTAAATCGCATGATGGGTAAGGTGGGGCTGTTTTTGGGGCTGACAGGCGGTCGCTTTGATGGGGTGGATGCTTTGTATTTGGGGCTGGGCGATGCGTTTTTGGCACATGATGATTTTGAAAAAGTGCTGGATGCGTGCGTCCGTGCTGACTGGCAAGGGGGCGATCATCATGGCAAATTATCGCAAATTTTATCCGCATTTCATCAAAATCCTGTTAGGCCCAGCCAAATCATCGCAGACTTTCACACCATCAATCAGCTCATGAATCAAGGCTCGCTCAAAGAAGTGGATTCGGCACTGAAAAATTATCAAGGCGACAGTGCGTTCATCAGTAGTGCCATTGATAGCTATATCAAAGGCTCGGATACGACCAAAGCGATTACTTGGCGGATTTATCATCACATCAAGCCAAAATCTGTGCGTGCGATGTTTGAGATTGAAAAAATAGTGGCGACCCAGTGCGTGCTACAAGGCGACTTTAAAGAAGGCGTGCGAGCTTTATTGATTGATAAAGACAAAAATCCTAAGTGGCGATATACTTTGGCGGACATGCCTGATGGGTGGATTGATGGGTTTTTTGGGTGA
- the yaaA gene encoding peroxide stress protein YaaA, whose protein sequence is MYFLLSPAKNLDEKTPVPLALGEHYSQPALINEAIDLMATLKTKDVLDLQELMHISAKIAELNVARNQAWSYPFDGTAKPAAYLFDGDVYTGLDAYSLNSEQMMYLNKHLGILSGLYGLLKPLDLMLPYRLEMGTKFKTPHADNLYEYWGDTITNLINERIAQSGSDVLINLASGEYYGAVKPNKIDASIITPKFLDQKNGQYKIISFYAKKARGLMVNFAAKNAITDAATLKDFDTDGYYYDESSSSDTEWVFKRDEMR, encoded by the coding sequence ATGTATTTTTTATTATCTCCTGCCAAAAACCTAGACGAAAAAACGCCCGTACCGCTTGCCTTGGGCGAGCATTACAGCCAGCCTGCCCTCATCAATGAAGCCATTGACCTAATGGCAACCTTAAAAACCAAAGATGTGCTAGACCTGCAAGAACTCATGCACATCTCCGCCAAAATCGCTGAGCTGAATGTCGCACGCAATCAGGCTTGGAGTTATCCGTTTGATGGCACTGCCAAGCCTGCCGCTTATTTGTTTGATGGCGATGTCTATACTGGACTGGACGCTTATTCTTTAAACTCCGAACAAATGATGTATTTAAACAAGCATTTGGGCATTTTATCAGGGCTGTATGGCCTGTTAAAACCACTGGATTTAATGCTGCCTTATCGCCTTGAAATGGGGACAAAATTCAAAACACCCCATGCGGACAATTTGTACGAATACTGGGGCGATACCATCACCAATCTCATCAACGAACGCATCGCTCAAAGCGGCTCGGATGTCCTCATCAACCTAGCGTCTGGCGAATATTATGGTGCGGTCAAGCCCAATAAAATAGACGCCAGCATCATCACACCAAAATTCCTTGATCAAAAAAACGGACAATATAAAATCATCAGTTTTTATGCCAAAAAAGCTCGTGGCCTGATGGTCAATTTCGCTGCCAAAAACGCCATCACAGACGCAGCGACATTGAAGGATTTTGACACCGATGGCTATTATTATGACGAATCATCAAGTAGCGACACAGAGTGGGTATTCAAGCGAGATGAGATGCGATGA
- a CDS encoding putative RNA methyltransferase, with product MLTCPICHTALNLQGKTYTCQNRHSYDVAKDGYVNLHIVQHKNSHTAGDTPESVQARRRFLASGFYQPLRDKISSIINELSPNTVLDIGCGEGYYTSSLAQNDRQVIGLDIAKAAIIAAAKAHKTSPNGNISWVVGTGAVLPVADGSVDICTSFFSPLPKAQMLKVLRTDGLLLVATPAANHLYTMRERLFDTVNLHNPAKFVAELSPEFTLMDEWQIDAPMVLDRQNLSDLIDMTPYTYKAKLERKTALKACERFETAASFCVYLFKKSSQSS from the coding sequence ATGCTCACCTGCCCCATCTGCCACACTGCCCTAAATCTACAAGGCAAAACCTATACTTGCCAAAACCGCCACAGCTATGATGTCGCCAAAGACGGCTATGTCAATCTGCACATCGTCCAGCACAAAAACAGCCACACCGCAGGCGATACGCCAGAGTCAGTGCAGGCTCGCAGGCGATTTTTAGCCAGCGGGTTTTATCAGCCACTGCGTGATAAAATATCTAGCATTATCAATGAGTTATCGCCAAATACTGTCCTAGACATCGGCTGCGGTGAAGGCTATTATACCAGTAGCCTTGCCCAAAATGACCGCCAAGTCATTGGGCTGGACATCGCAAAAGCCGCCATCATCGCCGCTGCCAAAGCCCACAAAACGAGCCCAAACGGCAACATCTCATGGGTGGTCGGCACAGGGGCGGTACTGCCTGTGGCGGACGGTAGTGTGGATATTTGCACAAGTTTTTTTAGCCCCTTGCCAAAGGCTCAAATGCTAAAAGTTCTGCGGACAGATGGACTATTGCTCGTGGCGACACCAGCGGCAAACCATCTCTACACGATGAGAGAGCGGCTGTTTGACACGGTCAATTTACACAACCCTGCCAAGTTTGTCGCAGAATTATCGCCAGAATTTACGCTGATGGATGAGTGGCAAATTGACGCACCGATGGTATTAGACCGCCAAAATTTGTCCGATTTGATTGACATGACACCTTATACTTATAAGGCAAAACTTGAACGCAAAACTGCCCTAAAAGCGTGCGAGCGGTTTGAAACGGCGGCAAGTTTTTGTGTGTATCTGTTTAAAAAATCATCGCAATCATCGTAA
- a CDS encoding lipocalin family protein produces MMKKFLAVSAILCAMLSVVSAHAKPATVPEVVLDAYLGEWYEIGRLPMPFQNKCVSDVKATYALKNNGKISVHNECLTRSGKLSTAKGEAYAIDDTNAKLKVSFLPSILKKLPFGQADYWVLALDGENDRYQSALVGTPNRKYLWILSRDKSLDDATYERYLRIAKQSGYDLASFQKTAQ; encoded by the coding sequence ATGATGAAAAAATTTCTTGCAGTATCAGCCATTCTTTGCGCCATGCTGAGCGTAGTATCAGCACATGCTAAGCCTGCCACCGTACCTGAGGTGGTGCTGGATGCTTATCTGGGTGAATGGTATGAGATTGGCAGGCTGCCCATGCCCTTTCAAAACAAGTGCGTCTCTGATGTCAAGGCGACTTACGCCTTAAAAAACAACGGCAAAATCAGCGTGCATAACGAATGCCTGACCCGCTCAGGCAAGCTAAGCACCGCCAAGGGCGAGGCTTATGCCATTGATGATACTAATGCTAAGCTTAAAGTGTCGTTTTTGCCATCCATTCTTAAAAAACTTCCCTTTGGTCAGGCGGACTACTGGGTGCTGGCACTTGATGGCGAGAATGACCGCTATCAATCTGCGTTGGTTGGCACACCCAACCGCAAGTATCTTTGGATTTTGTCTCGTGACAAATCCCTTGACGACGCTACTTATGAGCGGTATTTACGCATCGCCAAGCAGTCCGGCTACGACTTAGCATCCTTCCAAAAAACCGCTCAATGA